One genomic region from Macellibacteroides fermentans encodes:
- a CDS encoding NADP-dependent malic enzyme has protein sequence MGKITKEDALRYHAEGKPGKIEVIPTKPYSTQTDLSLAYSPGVAEPCLEIEKNPLDAYEYTAKGNLVAVISNGTAVLGLGDIGPLAGKPVMEGKGLLFKIFAGVDVFDIEVDEKDPEKFIQTVKAIAPTFGGINLEDIKAPECFEIETRLKEELDIPVMHDDQHGTAIISGAGLINALELVGKNIEDVRIVVNGAGAASISCTKLYVMLGAKMENIIMCDSKGVISTHRTDLNASKKAFATSLDIKTLAEAVSGADVFLGLSVADVLTKEMVQTMNDNPIVFALANPNPEISYSEAMSSREDIIFATGRSDYPNQINNVLGFPYIFRGALDVRAKAINEEMKLAAVKAIASLAKEPVPDVVNAAYKLKRMSFGRDYIIPKALDPRLLTRVSSAVAKAAIESGVARKEITDWNKYENHLREMMGYDNKMMRSFTDMAKANPKRVVFAEANHVNMLKAAAEAKAEGICFPILLGNEDRLAKIAKEENISMEGMEIVNLRHDRELERCRRYAKMLVEKKQREGMTYAEACEKMYDRNCFGMMMVASGDADAFVTGVYSRYSETTKLAEQIIGIRPSYKYFGTMNIVTSKKGTFFIADTLINRHPSTEVLIDIARLTHDAVKFFANEPTMAMISYSNFGADNQGSPVKVHDAIAHLHANYPEIQIDGEMQVNFALNKKLRDDTYPFNKVKGKDVNTLIFPNLSSANSAYKLLLEMGVVETIGPIQMGLNKPIHFTDLESSTRDILNLTTVAVVDAIVQEQIDKAK, from the coding sequence ATGGGTAAGATAACAAAAGAAGATGCTCTTCGGTATCATGCCGAAGGAAAACCGGGGAAAATAGAGGTGATTCCCACCAAACCATATAGTACACAGACAGATTTATCACTGGCCTATTCACCAGGTGTGGCTGAACCTTGTCTTGAAATTGAAAAGAATCCGCTGGATGCGTACGAATACACTGCCAAAGGTAATCTGGTTGCGGTAATTTCGAACGGTACGGCTGTTTTAGGTTTAGGGGATATAGGTCCGCTGGCCGGAAAGCCTGTTATGGAGGGAAAGGGACTTTTATTCAAAATATTTGCAGGTGTAGATGTATTTGATATTGAGGTTGACGAGAAGGATCCCGAAAAATTCATTCAGACTGTAAAAGCCATCGCCCCCACTTTTGGAGGTATAAACCTGGAAGATATCAAGGCCCCCGAGTGTTTTGAAATTGAAACCCGACTGAAAGAGGAGTTAGACATCCCGGTTATGCACGACGATCAGCATGGAACAGCCATCATTTCCGGTGCCGGATTAATCAATGCCCTCGAATTGGTTGGTAAAAATATTGAGGATGTACGGATTGTGGTAAACGGAGCCGGAGCTGCCTCTATATCATGTACCAAGCTGTATGTGATGCTGGGCGCAAAGATGGAAAATATCATTATGTGCGATAGTAAAGGGGTTATTTCCACACATCGTACCGATCTGAATGCTTCAAAAAAAGCCTTTGCGACTTCTTTGGATATTAAAACCCTTGCGGAGGCTGTTAGCGGGGCTGATGTATTTCTGGGTCTTTCGGTTGCCGACGTACTTACCAAGGAAATGGTGCAGACAATGAATGACAATCCCATTGTATTTGCACTGGCTAATCCAAATCCTGAAATCTCGTACAGCGAGGCCATGTCATCACGCGAGGATATTATCTTTGCCACCGGCCGTTCCGACTATCCGAATCAGATTAACAACGTACTGGGCTTCCCCTATATTTTCAGAGGTGCATTGGACGTAAGAGCAAAAGCAATCAACGAAGAGATGAAGCTTGCTGCTGTAAAAGCAATCGCCAGTCTGGCTAAAGAGCCTGTTCCGGATGTGGTAAATGCTGCTTACAAACTAAAACGCATGAGTTTTGGAAGAGACTATATCATACCCAAGGCACTTGACCCCCGTTTGCTTACCCGTGTATCAAGTGCTGTGGCTAAGGCAGCAATAGAATCAGGAGTGGCGCGGAAGGAAATTACCGACTGGAATAAATACGAGAACCACCTGCGCGAAATGATGGGCTACGACAACAAAATGATGCGCTCGTTTACGGATATGGCTAAAGCTAATCCCAAGCGTGTTGTTTTTGCCGAAGCAAACCATGTAAATATGCTGAAAGCTGCAGCCGAAGCTAAGGCTGAAGGTATCTGTTTCCCCATCCTGCTTGGTAACGAAGACCGTTTGGCAAAGATAGCCAAAGAAGAGAACATCAGTATGGAAGGCATGGAGATTGTGAATCTGCGTCACGATCGCGAACTGGAACGCTGTCGCCGATACGCCAAAATGCTTGTGGAAAAGAAACAGCGCGAAGGTATGACTTATGCCGAAGCCTGCGAAAAGATGTACGACAGGAACTGTTTCGGAATGATGATGGTTGCTTCTGGCGATGCCGATGCTTTTGTTACCGGTGTATATAGCCGCTATTCTGAAACTACCAAGTTAGCCGAACAGATTATCGGTATTCGTCCCAGTTATAAATATTTTGGCACCATGAACATTGTAACCTCCAAGAAGGGAACATTTTTTATTGCCGATACTCTTATAAACAGACATCCTTCTACCGAGGTATTGATCGACATTGCTCGCCTTACCCACGATGCCGTTAAATTCTTTGCCAACGAGCCTACAATGGCTATGATCTCTTACTCTAACTTTGGCGCCGACAATCAGGGTAGTCCGGTTAAGGTTCACGATGCAATAGCTCATCTGCACGCAAACTATCCCGAGATTCAGATCGACGGCGAAATGCAGGTAAACTTTGCACTGAACAAGAAATTAAGAGATGATACGTATCCGTTCAACAAGGTAAAAGGCAAGGATGTAAACACGCTTATTTTCCCGAACCTTAGCTCGGCAAACAGTGCTTACAAGCTTTTATTGGAAATGGGTGTTGTTGAGACCATCGGACCGATACAGATGGGATTAAATAAACCGATTCACTTCACAGATCTTGAAAGTTCTACACGCGACATCTTGAATCTGACCACAGTGGCTGTTGTTGATGCTATTGTACAGGAACAGATTGACAAAGCTAAATAA